In Carassius auratus strain Wakin chromosome 36, ASM336829v1, whole genome shotgun sequence, the following are encoded in one genomic region:
- the LOC113055038 gene encoding keratin, type I cytoskeletal 13-like isoform X2 translates to MSLSVRTTSSKVPRTVTSKSIITKSQGGVFPQKAHSVYGGSLGGGTRISSTSLQSRIGGYGGGYGAGYGGGYGGGYGGGYGAGYGGGYGGGFVAGIMPGGCVVNDFQLNEKATMQNLNDRLASYLEKVRSLEAANAILERQIREYYEKKGPIAQRDYSNYWNTIKDLKDKIKNATINNANILLQIDNSKLAADDFRLKYEHEVVMRQSVEADIANLRRLLDHTALTKTDLKMQIEGLQDELAFMKKNHQEELAALRAQLTGTVNVEVDAAPQQDLNKVLEEIRAHYENIIQKHRREQEDWFKNKTAGLNKEVIHSTEIIQTSKSQVTELRNTLQSLEIELQSQLSMKAALENSLADTEARYSAMLAGYQNQINMLEAELAQLKASIEQQGREYALLLDIKTRLEQEIATYRSLLENQDIKTQIPVNISSSGGSHIITSGGSQSSGGTKIIKTGGPTIQIKQTTSTSHRTY, encoded by the exons ATGTCGCTCTCTGTTCGCACGACATCCTCCAAAGTTCCCAGGACTGTGACCTCAAAGTCCATTATCACCAAGAGTCAGGGTGGTGTCTTTCCACAGAAAGCCCATAGCGTGTATGGAGGTAGTCTAGGAGGTGGCACTCGCATCTCCTCCACCTCACTACAGTCCAGAATTGGAGGATATGGTGGAGGATACGGTGCAGGATATGGTGGAGGATACGGTGGAGGATATGGTGGAGGATACGGTGCAGGATATGGTGGAGGTTATGGAGGAGGATTTGTAGCAGGTATAATGCCTGGAGGCTGTGTTGTAAACGACTTTCAGCTGAATGAGAAGGCCACCATGCAGAACCTGAACGACCGTCTAGCGTCCTACCTGGAGAAGGTGCGCTCACTGGAGGCTGCCAATGCCATCCTGGAGAGGCAGATCCGCGAGTACTATGAGAAGAAAGGGCCGATCGCACAGAGGGACTACAGCAACTACTGGAACACCATCAAGGACCTGAAGGACAAG ATTAAAAATGCTACCATCAACAACGCCAACATCCTCCTGCAGATCGACAACTCTAAACTGGCTGCTGATGACTTCAGGCTGAA ATATGAGCATGAGGTGGTGATGCGGCAGTCTGTGGAGGCTGACATCGCTAACCTGCGCCGCTTGCTGGACCACACAGCCCTGACAAAGACTGACCTGAAGATGCAGATCGAGGGTCTGCAGGATGAGCTGGCATTTATGAAGAAGAACCACCAGGAG GAGCTGGCTGCACTGAGGGCACAGCTGACAGGCACAGTGAACGTAGAGGTTGATGCTGCTCCTCAGCAAGATCTGAACAAGGTTCTGGAGGAGATTCGTGCTCATTACGAGAACATCATTCAGAAACACCGCAGGGAACAGGAAGACTGGTTTAAAAACAAG ACGGCAGGATTGAACAAAGAGGTGATCCACAGCACAGAGATCATACAGACGTCCAAGTCACAGGTCACAGAGCTGCGAAACACCTTACAGAGTCTGGAGATCGAGCTACAGTCTCAGCTCAGCATG AAAGCAGCACTGGAAAACTCACTGGCAGACACAGAGGCTAGGTACAGTGCTATGCTAGCAGGCTACCAGAACCAAATTAACATGCTGGAAGCCGAGTTGGCTCAGTTGAAAGCTAGCATTGAGCAACAGGGACGAGAATACGCCTTGTTGCTGGACATCAAGACTCGTCTGGAGCAGGAGATCGCCACCTACAGGAGCCTCCTGGAAAATCAAGATATTAA AACTCAAATTCCAG tcaacatcagt TCCTCTGGTGGGTCCCACATTATCACATCTGGTGGATCTCAGTCCTCTGGTGGTACCAAGATTATCAAAACTGGTGGACCAACAATCCAAATAAAGCAAACCACCTCCACTTCACACCGTACTTACTAA
- the LOC113055038 gene encoding keratin, type I cytoskeletal 13-like isoform X1, translating into MSLSVRTTSSKVPRTVTSKSIITKSQGGVFPQKAHSVYGGSLGGGTRISSTSLQSRIGGYGGGYGAGYGGGYGGGYGGGYGAGYGGGYGGGFVAGIMPGGCVVNDFQLNEKATMQNLNDRLASYLEKVRSLEAANAILERQIREYYEKKGPIAQRDYSNYWNTIKDLKDKIKNATINNANILLQIDNSKLAADDFRLKYEHEVVMRQSVEADIANLRRLLDHTALTKTDLKMQIEGLQDELAFMKKNHQEELAALRAQLTGTVNVEVDAAPQQDLNKVLEEIRAHYENIIQKHRREQEDWFKNKTAGLNKEVIHSTEIIQTSKSQVTELRNTLQSLEIELQSQLSMKAALENSLADTEARYSAMLAGYQNQINMLEAELAQLKASIEQQGREYALLLDIKTRLEQEIATYRSLLENQDIKTQIPGGFISGGSQSSGGSHIITSGGSQSSSGSHIITSGGSQSSGGTKIIKTGGPTIQIKQTTSTSHRTY; encoded by the exons ATGTCGCTCTCTGTTCGCACGACATCCTCCAAAGTTCCCAGGACTGTGACCTCAAAGTCCATTATCACCAAGAGTCAGGGTGGTGTCTTTCCACAGAAAGCCCATAGCGTGTATGGAGGTAGTCTAGGAGGTGGCACTCGCATCTCCTCCACCTCACTACAGTCCAGAATTGGAGGATATGGTGGAGGATACGGTGCAGGATATGGTGGAGGATACGGTGGAGGATATGGTGGAGGATACGGTGCAGGATATGGTGGAGGTTATGGAGGAGGATTTGTAGCAGGTATAATGCCTGGAGGCTGTGTTGTAAACGACTTTCAGCTGAATGAGAAGGCCACCATGCAGAACCTGAACGACCGTCTAGCGTCCTACCTGGAGAAGGTGCGCTCACTGGAGGCTGCCAATGCCATCCTGGAGAGGCAGATCCGCGAGTACTATGAGAAGAAAGGGCCGATCGCACAGAGGGACTACAGCAACTACTGGAACACCATCAAGGACCTGAAGGACAAG ATTAAAAATGCTACCATCAACAACGCCAACATCCTCCTGCAGATCGACAACTCTAAACTGGCTGCTGATGACTTCAGGCTGAA ATATGAGCATGAGGTGGTGATGCGGCAGTCTGTGGAGGCTGACATCGCTAACCTGCGCCGCTTGCTGGACCACACAGCCCTGACAAAGACTGACCTGAAGATGCAGATCGAGGGTCTGCAGGATGAGCTGGCATTTATGAAGAAGAACCACCAGGAG GAGCTGGCTGCACTGAGGGCACAGCTGACAGGCACAGTGAACGTAGAGGTTGATGCTGCTCCTCAGCAAGATCTGAACAAGGTTCTGGAGGAGATTCGTGCTCATTACGAGAACATCATTCAGAAACACCGCAGGGAACAGGAAGACTGGTTTAAAAACAAG ACGGCAGGATTGAACAAAGAGGTGATCCACAGCACAGAGATCATACAGACGTCCAAGTCACAGGTCACAGAGCTGCGAAACACCTTACAGAGTCTGGAGATCGAGCTACAGTCTCAGCTCAGCATG AAAGCAGCACTGGAAAACTCACTGGCAGACACAGAGGCTAGGTACAGTGCTATGCTAGCAGGCTACCAGAACCAAATTAACATGCTGGAAGCCGAGTTGGCTCAGTTGAAAGCTAGCATTGAGCAACAGGGACGAGAATACGCCTTGTTGCTGGACATCAAGACTCGTCTGGAGCAGGAGATCGCCACCTACAGGAGCCTCCTGGAAAATCAAGATATTAA AACTCAAATTCCAG GTGGATTCATCTCAGGTGGATCTCAATCCTCTGGTGGGTCCCACATTATCACATCTGGTGGATCTCAGTCCTCCAGTGGGTCCCACATTATCACATCTGGTGGATCTCAGTCCTCTGGTGGTACCAAGATTATCAAAACTGGAGGACCAACAATCCAAATAAAGCAAACCACCTCCACTTCACATCGTACTTACTAA